A genomic stretch from Strongyloides ratti genome assembly S_ratti_ED321, chromosome : 1 includes:
- a CDS encoding Glutamate decarboxylase 1 has protein sequence MEDNKQKDIKKILNKLHSTDLITANPNGWKETEVFLKEFVEILLSYIKEQNDRSTKVLEFHHPEDMLKLIDLHIPEKGLSLEDLIKSCKEVLRLGVKTGHPRFFNQISCGLDLVCMAGEWATATANTNMFTYEISPVFTLMEKEIMRKMIDLIGWGPDEGDGIFTPGGAIANLYAMNSARHNIFPRCKPLGMTSVPTLCCFTSIDSHYSIKGAAAVTGIGTDNCFNIPVDRFGRMIPEALEQKILECKKDGLYPFFVSATAGTTVYGAFDPLIQIADLCEKYNIWFHVDAAWGGGLLLSPEHRWKLRGIERANSVTWNPHKLMGALLQCSVCFIRKEGLLFQTNQMSADYLFQQDKPYDVSYDTGDRSIQCGRRNDVLKLWLMWRSKGMEGYRLQINKLMDLAQYFTNKIKRTEGYEMVIEDPQFLNICFWYVPKRIRNMPQKEKLARLEKIAPKIKGKMMERGTTMVGYQPDNNTPNFFRLIINNPATTKEDLDFLIEEIIDIAIDM, from the exons atGGAAGATAACAAgcaaaaagatattaaaaaaatacttaataAACTTCATTCTACAG atCTCATAACTGCAAATCCAAATGGATGGAAAGAAACTGAAGTTTTTCTAAAAGAATTTGTTGAAATTCTTTTATCATACATAAAAGAACAAAATGATAGATCCACTAAAGTTCTTGAATTTCATCATCCAGAagatatgttaaaattaattgatcTTCATATACCAGAAAAAGGATTATCACTAGAagatttaattaaaagttgTAAAGAAGTTCTTAGACTTGGTGTAAAAACAGGTCATCCAcgtttttttaatcaaatatcATGTGGTTTAGATCTTGTATGTATGGCTGGTGAATGGGCAACTGCCACAGCAAATACAAATATGTTTACTTATGAAATTTCTCCAGTTTTTACTTTAAtggaaaaagaaattatgaGAAAGATGATTGATTTAATTGGGTGGGGCCCTGATGAAGGTGATGGTATTTTTACACCTGGTGGTGCTATAGCAAATCTTTATGCTATGAATTCAGCTagacataatatttttccaCGCTGTAAACCACTTGGAATGACTTCTGTTCCAACATTATGTTGTTTCACAAGCATAGACTCACATTACTCAATTAAAGGTGCAGCTGCTGTAACTGGTATTGGTACCGATAATTGTTTTAACATTCCAGTAGATAGATTTGGGAGAATGATACCAGAAGCATTGGAACAAAAAATACTAGAATGTAAAAAAGATGGATTGTATCCATTTTTTGTTTCTGCAACTGCTGGAACAACAGTTTATGGAGCTTTTGATCCTTTAATCCAAATAGCAGATTTAtgtgaaaaatataatatttggtTCCATGTTGACGCTGCTTGGGGTGGtggtttattattatctccAGAACATCGTTGGAAATTAAGAGGTATTGAAAGAGCTAATTCTGTTACTTGGAATCCACATAAATTGATGGGAGCATTACTTCAATGTTCAGTTTGCTTTATTAGAAAAGAAGGTTTACTATTTCAAACTAATCAAATGTCAGCAGATTATCTCTTTCAACAAGATAAACCATATGATGTTAGTTATGATACAGGAGATCGTTCTATCCAATGTGGGAGAAGAAatgatgttttaaaattgtgGTTAATGTGGAGATCAAAAGGAATGGAAGGTTATCGTCTTCAGATAAATAAACTTATGGATTTAGCTCAATactttacaaataaaataaaaagaacaGAAGGTTATGAAATGGTAATTGAAGACccacaatttttaaatatatgtttttgGTATGTACCTAAAAGAATTCGTAATATGCcacaaaaagaaaaactaGCTAGATTAGAAAAAATAGCACCAAAAATTAAGGGAAAGATGATGGAAAGAGGAACAACAATGGTAGGATATCAACCTGATAATAACACACCAAACTTCTTCCgtcttattattaataatccGGCAACCACAAAAGAAGATTTAGACTTTTTAATTGAAGAAATAATTGATATTGCTATtgatatgtaa